The window GACTTGTCGTCCTGGCTCTCGTTGAGCGGAATCCGGATGGCCTTGTCCGGGGCGATCATCGCCTGGCTGAACAGGCCCGTGGCCTGGCCCTTGATGTCGAAGTACTTCTGCTCGGTGAAGCCGAAGATGCGGTTGTAGAAGGACGACCAGGTGCGCATCTGCCCGCGGCGCACGTTGTGGGTCAGGTGGTCCAGCGTCTCCAGGCCCACGCTGTTCTTCGCCTCGGCCGCCTCGGCGCCAGGAATCTCCTGCCAGGAGTCATAGAGCGTCCCCTTCTCCCCGTGGCGGTCCACCAGATACAGCAGGCTGCCACCGATTCCCTCCAGGACATAGGAGCCCTCGCCCAGCGAGCCCCGCTCCGGGTCCGCCGCCTTGGCGCCACGCTCCAGGGCCATCTCGTAGGCGGTGCGCGCGTTCGCCACGCGGAAGGCCATGCCGCTGGCGGACGGGCCGTGCTCCGCGCGGAACTCAGCGGCCTGCCCGGAAGCCTCGCGGTTGATGAGCAGGTTGATGCCGCCCTGCTTGTAGCGGACCAGCTCCTTGGACGGGTGCTTGGAGTACGCGGTGAACCCCAGCCGCTCGAAGAGGTGCTCCATCACCTCGGGCTGGGGGCTGGTGAACTCCACGAACTCGAAGCCATTCAGCCCAAGAGGGTTCTCTGCCGTATCCGCCATGACGCCGCCTCCGTGCGTTGCTGGGGCGCGGGCCTTCACGGCCCGCGCGAGTCGCCGAAGCGCCCCCTGGTCGGGAGCGCTTCCTCTCGCGAACGTAGGGACGGCTCCCCTGCATAAAAAGTACAAAGTCCAGCCAGAGACTGTCAGGGCATTTCACAGCGCGCCGCGCCATGAATCCTCCATCAACTTCCCCTGGGGACAGGTGGCGCCCGGACGGCGGAGGGCTGTTCACGGCACGACGCTGGGCGCGACTCGAGCGCTTGCCACCCCGCTTCATCGCGATTCGGCCGAACGCATCCAGCCAGGACGCGGCAGGCTGCATCGCTAGATTACGCAAGATTACGCCCCCGCCCTGCACCCCCACCGACCGCGTGAAACAACTCACTTCCCAGACTGAACTCCCTGTCCCTGGTGGCGAACTGGGCGAACTGCTGCGCTCGCACGATTGGAGCCGCACCCAACTTGGCCCCTACGAATCGTGGCCCCGCCCGCTGAAGGCCTTCGTCACCATGATTCTGGAGATGCCGGCCCCGGCCATCATCTTCTGGGGACACGAGCTCATCCAGGTCTACAACGACGGCTACGCGGTCATCATGGGCCCGCGCCATCCCCGTTACCTGGGCGCTACCTACCGCGAGTGCTGGCCCGACACCTATCCCGTCATCTCGCCCTGGATGCGCAAGCTCCTGGCGACGGGCGAAGTGACGCAGGTGGCGAAGACCTACTTCATGCTCACCCGTTACGGGTTCAATGAAGAGGCCTATTTCACCTTCGACTTCAGTCCCCTGCGGGACGACGCGGGCACCATCGCGGGCATCCTCCAGGTCGTCTTCGAGGTCACCGACGTCGTGCTCAGCGAACGCCGGCTGGCCACGATTCGCGCGCTGGCGCCCCGGGTGAACGGGCCTTCCGAGAGCGCCACCACGGATGCCATCCGGGCCCTGGCGGACAACCCCAAGGACATCCCCTTCGCCCTCATCTACCACTGGGACGAGGGCGAACAGCGGCTGGAGCTGGCGGAGTCCACGGGGCTCGACGGGCTGGCGCAGCACGCCGTGGTGGACCTGGGACGAATCACGGAGGCCACGAAGCAGGCCGTGGCGGCGAACGTCCCCGTCCTCCTGGAGTCGGTGCCATCCCTCCTGGGAGCCCGCCAGTTCGGCCCCTGGCCCGAGCCGACGGAGAAGGCGCTGGTGCTGCCCCTGCGCCGCACCCGCACGGACAGCCTCCGGGGCGTGGTCGTCCTGGGCATCAGCCCCCGGCTGCGCTTCGACGACACCTATCGCCAGTTCTTCGAGGACCTGGCGCGCGAGTTGGCCACCCACCTGGCCGTGGAGCAGGAAAAGCGCGCCGAGCGCGAGGCCTACACACACGCCAAGCAAGCCCGGGCCCAGGCCGAAGCGGAGGTGGCCCGGCGGGCCCAGGCGGAGGCCGCGCTCCGGGCCAGCGAGGAACGCCTGCGGATGGCCCTGGCCGCCGGTCAGTTGGGCGTCGTGGAATTGCAGTACGAGCGCGGCGTGCTGTCGTGGGACGAGCGGGCCTTGCAGCACCTGGGCCTTCCCCCCGGCAAGTCTCCGACGCTGAAGGAAGCCGCGGCCCGGATTCATCCCGACGACGTGAACCGCGCACGGCGCACCATCGAACAGGCGCTGCGTCCGGGCGCGGAGGCGATTCGCCTGGAGTGCCGCGTGCAAGGCTGGGATGGCGTGCAGCGCTTCCTGCTGGCCATGGTGAAGACGCACTTCGACGCCCAGGGGCAGCCTGACCGCGTCGTCGGCGCCCTGCAGGACGTGACGGAGCAGCGGAGCGCTGAACGGGAACGCGAGCGGCTGGCCACCATTGTCGAACAATCCCCCGACTTCATCGGCGTGGGAGACCCATCCGGCCGGGCGGTGTGGGTGAACGATGCGG is drawn from Myxococcus xanthus and contains these coding sequences:
- a CDS encoding ATP-binding protein codes for the protein MNPPSTSPGDRWRPDGGGLFTARRWARLERLPPRFIAIRPNASSQDAAGCIARLRKITPPPCTPTDRVKQLTSQTELPVPGGELGELLRSHDWSRTQLGPYESWPRPLKAFVTMILEMPAPAIIFWGHELIQVYNDGYAVIMGPRHPRYLGATYRECWPDTYPVISPWMRKLLATGEVTQVAKTYFMLTRYGFNEEAYFTFDFSPLRDDAGTIAGILQVVFEVTDVVLSERRLATIRALAPRVNGPSESATTDAIRALADNPKDIPFALIYHWDEGEQRLELAESTGLDGLAQHAVVDLGRITEATKQAVAANVPVLLESVPSLLGARQFGPWPEPTEKALVLPLRRTRTDSLRGVVVLGISPRLRFDDTYRQFFEDLARELATHLAVEQEKRAEREAYTHAKQARAQAEAEVARRAQAEAALRASEERLRMALAAGQLGVVELQYERGVLSWDERALQHLGLPPGKSPTLKEAAARIHPDDVNRARRTIEQALRPGAEAIRLECRVQGWDGVQRFLLAMVKTHFDAQGQPDRVVGALQDVTEQRSAERERERLATIVEQSPDFIGVGDPSGRAVWVNDAGRRLLGLGLDEDITRYHLRDFFLAEDQTYVDEHIAAAILQGGRREGAFRFRHFPTGEPIAAQYHTFALVEHDTQRQMGIATVGRDIRAQKRLEAERERLLARERVAREEAEEANRLKDEFLATVSHELRTPLTAVLGWVQMLRTGTLPPEKRERALATVERNARAQGQLVEDLLDVSRIMTGKLKLDVSSVDVSQVVEAVLESLRPAAEAKGIRIQAALDSGGTIMGDVSRLQQVVWNLLSNAVKFTPKGGRVQVLVERRNSSVEITVADTGQGISPQFLPHVFERFRQADGSTTRKAGGLGLGLAIVRHLVELHGGTVMATSEGEGRGATFIVSLPQAVALRREVLVPPTLRGPLQEQDIPCPPQLASLRVLVVDDEEDTRELLRSIIEACGGIVTTASSSEDALAELREASFDVLVSDVGMPEEDGYRFIARVRALPEEQGGGIPAVALTAYTRMEDRTRALLAGFTTHVPKPIEPVELMAVIASMSNRGPPRRA
- the hppD gene encoding 4-hydroxyphenylpyruvate dioxygenase, whose amino-acid sequence is MADTAENPLGLNGFEFVEFTSPQPEVMEHLFERLGFTAYSKHPSKELVRYKQGGINLLINREASGQAAEFRAEHGPSASGMAFRVANARTAYEMALERGAKAADPERGSLGEGSYVLEGIGGSLLYLVDRHGEKGTLYDSWQEIPGAEAAEAKNSVGLETLDHLTHNVRRGQMRTWSSFYNRIFGFTEQKYFDIKGQATGLFSQAMIAPDKAIRIPLNESQDDKSQIEEFIRQYKGEGIQHLALTTPDIYDTVERLRARGVVLQDTLETYYDLVDKRVPKHGEDLARMRKNRILIDGSEEEGLLLQIFTENLFGPIFFEIIQRKGNEGFGNGNFQALFESIELDQIRRGVIKVD